One window of Vibrio atlanticus genomic DNA carries:
- a CDS encoding DUF1223 domain-containing protein, with the protein MSHASCNSPLIKLCLLALPIGFYSSVSIAQTWSNEGQPAQVIELFTSEGCSSCPPADAYLSTFEDHPKLWTQVIPLAYHVDYWDYLGWGDKFASKAFSQKQRLYKAYGVTSGVYTPGFIVDGKEWRGYFDWLDRNLPSLQQQINPKLTVNHKGDTFSVHYEGKGDYVAHIALLAMNEVTSVKAGENRGKKLEHDFVVVYDGYRRGESEWQFNVDFDPLVATPDAVAVWLTEPNSYTPEQTVAGWLN; encoded by the coding sequence ATGTCACACGCCAGCTGCAACTCACCATTGATTAAACTCTGTTTACTTGCCTTACCGATCGGCTTTTACTCTTCTGTGTCGATTGCACAAACCTGGAGTAATGAAGGTCAACCTGCGCAGGTTATCGAACTGTTCACCTCTGAAGGTTGTTCAAGTTGTCCGCCTGCTGATGCCTACCTTAGTACTTTTGAAGACCACCCTAAACTTTGGACACAAGTCATTCCGCTCGCCTATCACGTCGATTATTGGGATTACCTAGGGTGGGGAGATAAGTTCGCGAGTAAGGCATTCAGTCAGAAGCAACGCTTGTACAAAGCTTATGGAGTAACAAGTGGCGTTTATACTCCGGGATTTATCGTTGATGGAAAAGAGTGGCGCGGTTACTTTGATTGGCTCGATAGAAATCTCCCTTCGCTCCAACAACAAATTAATCCTAAATTAACAGTGAACCATAAAGGCGATACGTTCAGCGTGCATTACGAAGGCAAAGGTGATTATGTCGCTCATATTGCCTTATTGGCGATGAACGAAGTCACCAGCGTTAAAGCGGGCGAGAACAGAGGTAAGAAACTTGAGCACGATTTTGTCGTGGTTTATGACGGCTATCGACGTGGTGAGTCTGAATGGCAATTCAATGTCGATTTTGATCCATTAGTCGCCACGCCAGATGCTGTAGCCGTGTGGTTAACCGAACCTAACTCGTATACACCGGAACAAACGGTAGCAGGGTGGCTGAATTAA